The sequence TTTCATATGCTTCTTTCCATACAATGAGACTAgcatgtactgtaatttgctgcaACAGTGTGGCTTGTGTGGGCTCCCTgggagtctaccttgaaatatCAACTACAGCAGATCTAATGCAGAACGTGCTTCGTAGTAAGAACCTGTGATCCCACTGGACCAGCTGCATGGACTAAGAATCCTCACTCGAAAATGGTGGTGAAAAAATGTTAAGATTATCCCAACATGTGAAGTTATTTGATGTGCATACATCCACttagcaacatattcaagacAAGAAATTACcaccttttaatctccaaccttCACCGTCATCCAAGACCCAGTCCACCTTTATTCCATCAGTGATTTTGTGAAATTATATATCTAACCTAGCCAAAGACTTTGCCACTCTAATTCACATCATTTCTTTATAATCACCATATTGTATAATTGCCACTATGTGTAtatcttcatttgtaaagtacAAAATAGCTAGGTATGTAAATAGTAAGGCAGGATTCTATTGACTGAACAAACTTAAAATTTAGAAGACAATAATTTACTTTAaattggatatttaatgtcttgcAACCCAAATCTAGGCTCACTCGTCTTTGACTGCCATCTAAAAGATTACAGATTATAGTAAAGAAGTTTTTAGTCAGTAAGAAACACCAACAAGAGTATCATCCAACTCACAGTGTACTTGTAAATAGTACATAtagaacataattatttatgtatataaGGCAAGATTTTTTAGTTAAAAACAAGGTACAATTTTCTTTTTACTGAGAGAAAAATTCTTATCAATGtccaaaaatttgatgaatccatgcatctcatcaacCTTCACACTGGTGGTCTAAactttctgaaagtgatactgTGTTTAAATAAAATCGAGTTATGATCAactagccttttcctgtcaaTTTTCTTTCTGGTTTCTGAAGACAACGTCAGGAAATTCTACTGTGATTATGCTCTGAAATCAACGAAATTGATTAACCTTCTAAATATTGTACTATCTCATCAAtatcagcagaaacaattaACTGCATGACATCATCCAATcagctatactgtatatatccAGTAACGGCCTCACGATCatgtaataaatgaattgaagagcaCTACTAGGGAAACAATCATTGAGAAGGCTAATCTTGTTGCTAATGAAAACTAACAATCTATCCTTTAATAAGGGTATGTTTGATCACACGCTGCCGCTGGAGGTCGGCTGATAACTTGTAATGAGGATAGATTCAGCAATGAGCTGCCGCGATTTGAGAAAGCACTCCATTccatagtttagtccatcattccattcTGTTCTGTACCATAGATCCCACCTGTTTAGTTAATGGATCCATGCTCTTATAGTGATGTTCacagaatatagcctccttgtggAACACAGCCCAGTCCGCCAGAATGTTTGCacttcacacactgcacaaaattccttacaTTTTTACTGAGTTccttcagctggctctttcttgTCATCATTGCCTTCctgcttgtttcctttgtagcatACAACATTCAGTGTACTGATTTATGATTGAAATGCTGGCCCCAGACTGTAGTCTATAGTCACACTAAGCGTAAACAAGGTACATACAGTAAGCTTTAGAGAAAATAAGCGATCCATTAACTGTCCTTCTTAGATAAACATCACTGAGACAGCTAATCCCACAataagtacttcgttactaatgacaaccgactaaaacccacaatcagtcctttaattgtttctatctttcttggggCTTTGTTTAATCACCGGCTGGAGATCCATcgataacttgtaagggaagtttcagcaatggtaagctgcaggcttcattttgagaaagcgttccgttccgtagtttagtccatgatttcgttccgttccgtagaatagaccccacccacCACACCATTTGGCTAGATTATCTAAATCAGTTTGGAGTTGTACATGGTCTGCTAATGTAGAAATGGTTCATATAAGCttggtatcatctgcaaataaaaacaCATGACTTGAAATGGATTGCTCTGTCCCACATGGCTTGATGTTTAATATGTTGGAAGCTGTCAAAGTTCCCATGTCAGTGGTTCGCTACATTCAATCCTTTTATTCTGTTTTGTCTGTTATTATAACAACTAAAACTTGGGAAACTGAGCCAATTCCATTTCGAAGAGGCGTTTTTCAAGGTGATACTCTATCGCCTTTAATGTTTTTACTTGCCTTTAATCCCTTATTAAAGTTAGCTGAATCTTTGAACCACCCACATGGTTATCATATCAAGATTCCGATTGAGGACTCTGAAGCTCTTCCTCCTGTTGATTCCTATGTGTATGTAAAGTGGACAGAAGCTGGAGAGGAACCACCTGGTTGGTACAAGGCGCGAGTTGGTCAGTACTTTCTAAACAGATCGTGTAAAATTGTTTATGATGACAGTGATGATCAAGTTGTTTCTGAAGTTGTTGCTTTACATACAATAGAGTGGAAACTATGTGCTAAAAGAGCAAGGAACTTTGTCTCCCTTGATGGGAAACCTGCTTTTACCAAAGCCAACGGGAAACCATCAGTTAAATTTGCTGACTCAATGAAACACTCACTCAAAGGATATGCTGACGATGTCACTTTGATCTCCTGTGATATCGATGTTCATAAATCAGTTTTACAAACAATTGACCTGAAGGCAGCAGATTTGGACTTGACTTTTAAACCATCTAAATGTATTTCCTTTCTATTTGATGGCTCCAAAGTTGTGCCAATGGGCTTGCCATTATCCAAAGGTACAACTAGACCCATCACAGAAGGCCAAACCAAATTTTTAGGAAAGTTAATTGATGTctctttgagtgctaccaaGAAAGTTACAGGCAAGCGTATAATAAGCCATCTTACTGACCTACTTTCTGCATCTGACTCACTCCCCATCCGTGGTGAGTACAAACTGTGGATGTACCGGAACTATATTCTCTCACTGACACGGTTTCATTTGTGTGTTGATGCTGTCTCCAGGGGGACCATCTCCAAGTTAGAATCTATTGCCACACGGTTTCTGAAGAAATGGCTGAATTTGCCCCGGAGTGCTACACGAGTTATTCTGTACTACCCAGGTGTTTGTTGTCCTAGTATTTCTCATGTCTCCAGGGAGGCAAAACTAAGTTTGCTAGCCTGTGTCAGTGCCTCCTCTGACTTGCGGCTCCAGGAACTTAACCTCCATTTGCGTCTTGGGAATGTTGCTCTACAAATCCAAGACAATGACTATTCCATCCTGTCGATTGCTCAAAAACAATTATCTGCCTTCCCATCAGCTCGGTCGTTATATATTAAGGCTAAGCACCAGTTGTCAGATTCCATCAAAGCTCAATGCAAAGACCATTTACAGTCACTAACTGTTCAGTCAAAGTTTGAGAGTTCCGCTGAACTAGAGAGCTCCTGTAAAACTTGGAACAGGCTACTGAAGGGATTCCACCCCGGTCAATTGTCATTCCTCCTTCGTGCAGCATCTGACACTCTACCCACCGCTGTGAATTTACAGAGATGGTCCATCCTATGTGAAGCGAAGTGTTTGCTTTGCGATTCACGGCGCCCAACAACTGCTCATGTTTTAAGTAGCTGCCCTGCAGCATTAAATCAACAGCGGTATACCTACCGTCATGATCAGGTTCTTCGTGTTTTGGCCACTAAACTTTCTGAAGCATTTGCTGACATCCCATTTGTTAAAGTGTTTGCTGATATACCTAATTTCCATGCTGATAATTCTCCACAGTCTACAATTCCGATGAGTCTCCTTATTACATCCTACCGTCCAGACATTGTAATATATAATTCCCAGAGTTCTTCCATCACTCTGTTGGAACTAACATGCCCTCTGGACTCCATCCATCAAATCCAGTCTGCTCGCAATAGGAAGCAGAGCAAAACTGAGTATCTGCAGCTGTTGGCTGAATTTGATCGCCTAAATATTGCTAACTATTATGACACCATTGAAATCACGGTACTtggtcattttcaagtgtcttcCATCAAGAATTTATCTCGTTTGTTAAACTTTGTTCAAGCTGATATAAGGATTTCGAAGCACATTATTAAGGAATGGTTAGATGctgctgcctctgccagtatctctgcctctcagagaatttttctagcacgaaactgtacagagtggtgcacaaattagacagttttatttttgtaattacagtaattagtcttttttgttgttgttgtttttgccttgccatgcccacagtgtagtcctctactttttgtgttcgcatgctgtccgaggtttcacatgcctatttgttttgttgtacatcttttcatcacaattgttaatgatgGTTATCTTCTTCGGCATatcattatttattttatttatttagctttaCAGCATGCGTGCAAGTAAAATCAAAATTGAAGGTATGCCAGCAACAGGTGTTGACATCCAAGgtggaaaaaaaaaaagtaataaataaacaattttagttaccgttaattacagaattatagttACAGTTCATTGCAATTTACGGATATAGGCACACTGGAGCAGCGATGACACGGACAAAGAAGGTGAAAAGTGCAGGCTCGATCAGAATTGAAATTATTGTAAAAATGAGTCCATAAGTGTTGGATTAATTGGCGTTTGATAATGTTAGTTGGTAATGAAATGTTAATAACTGGGAGgtaccgtacggagggaaactttggaggggggggggggggggatttggcGAATCtaacaaaatatcactgttggcgaaataaaatttggcgaattgttagcaaagcgcacgccGTGTTGAATTAATTAGATCACTAATCGCTGTGCCTGAAGCGAGAACTAGAGTGTCACGCCTCTCAGATTCGCCGCCTGGACTCAGCTACCAACTAAAAGgcaatactatatagacagtaccCTAGTTACTGTAATCATTACCATGGGGCTTTAGGGGTTGTAAGTGGCTGCGGGagagtatagctactgtacatttaCCATGCATGCACTGTTGGAGACTGATGCATGTTTCTGACTCTCTGTATTCACAGtcttagccttctcacaggtccctagtgggatagcacttaatAGTCATATCCAATACCGTATAGCCATTCCGAGGAGCAACATTTTCGAGGTTAGCTAAGAATAAATTTTTCAGAGGATTTGTATGCAAATGAACAGGCTTCCGGCATAGTTTATATCTGAACAAATTTATACTTACCTGAACTGGCACACAtgcaggtgttcggataatggaggtcctactgtatctTCCATGCAAATATATCAAACACAATTTGAATAGCTTGACAGCATGGCATATGTAAATATCTTGCTTCCTTTTCCAGTAAAGATTACCCAAATTATTGTAACTTTGTATATAGCCATAAGCCTAATGCAACAATTGCTGTTTGTCAAACCATCTGTAATGCATGGGACAGAAAATAAACTGAGCTCGTGTGATGTATGCCACAGTTGTTCATGATAATTATGACTACAATTATGGATACAATCTTGTACTCGTGATGATGATGTTACACTCTCCTGCTGTAACTTGTCAGTGCTGCATCAGTGAGTGCATGCCGGAAGCATGGAtcataactataaaatatacttATTCTTTTAACCTATATCACCTtaaataagtagctaatgtcttagtatctaatgtctttgagcaggctgtaggaccaggtgtcctacagaccttcagcacttgtgctgtaaagctttaataaaaataaaaaaattaaaaaaatttatgCCAAGCAGTGGTAGTATGTTAGGGGGTATAacatgaccaaatttcaagctaCAAGAGTGTATAGTATCTTATTCACAACCAGGGCTATGGGTTGAcaggtacatgcaattgaaatgaAACCACTTTTGCAGATCCAGTATATTATAGCTAGATCAAGGTACAAGATGGTATGATGTTATAAACAGTGGCAGAGGGTTAAGAAGTTTATGTGAGGGGGgagggctgaccagagtatagaatttcTGATTGCTAGGGGGAGGGGCTGCACCCAAGAAGCTGCAGCCATTATAGCTTTTATGTTGTTCATGCACCTGAAGtaatttataggtacaatttgaagcatttcaactaaaACACCATTAAATTTAGTCAAAAAGTACAACAGGCTATTTGCAGTCAATGAAAACCTCTTTTCCAATTTGGCAAAgtttttagctgttgactacagggttaaGCTGGGTATTTacaagcagtacaaaacagcctgGATACCTACTTGGTACAGTGATAAGATACCAGCTCTCAAAGCAAGAAGTCaaaaaaaattgattgtgggatttgtTGTGTGATTTTTTCGTTGATTCTTCCTAAGCCATAATGTTCGTAATGTGCACAATATGTTTATTTGTACCTTGTAGGGCCTAATCAGCCTTGGGGCTGTCTGCTCTATTTTAAtttaactaataataataatactccaTCCAGTCCTGCGATTCTTTCAATGAGCTCTGGATGACTGGCCACAACACCAGAATGAGGAGAGGAAAAAAGAAACCTGCTACATGTCAAGATGGTATGGATATGTCAAAGAAGACTAAGAGTCTTAACTCATCTTGTCCCATTTGCGAACAGGCCTTTGAACCGGGGCAGGAGTCTATTGTGATGGCGACTGTCAGAAGTTCATTCACCGGCAATGTGCAAGCCTGACTAAGAAACAATTCAAGCAGACTGATGAGTCTGACTTACTGTGTTCATTGCACTTAGTCTAAACAAAACTCAGAAATACGGAATCTTAAACAAATTATCACTGAGCTTACTGACAAAATCAATTCTCTCATGCCAGTGTGACCGGCTAAAGGGAATTCTACTGTACAATAACCTGTAAGCTTGCAAGTGCTGTTAACCATCAACACTGCTACTGCAACAGTGCAACAAGCTGACTGAAAATTTAACCTGGTAGTATATGGAATTAGTGAGTGTCCTATTGGAACTAGTCAGGCAGACAGAGTGAAACATGACATAGACAAGTCCGTTTCTGCTTTATCCAAGGTTAACAATGACATCAACTCCAACTCACTGCTTAAGATACAATAAAGATCAGAATCGATAGAAATTGACTTGTCCTGGTT comes from Dysidea avara chromosome 4, odDysAvar1.4, whole genome shotgun sequence and encodes:
- the LOC136253895 gene encoding uncharacterized protein, encoding MDCSVPHGLMFNMLEAVKVPMSVVRYIQSFYSVLSVIITTKTWETEPIPFRRGVFQGDTLSPLMFLLAFNPLLKLAESLNHPHGYHIKIPIEDSEALPPVDSYVYVKWTEAGEEPPGWYKARVGQYFLNRSCKIVYDDSDDQVVSEVVALHTIEWKLCAKRARNFVSLDGKPAFTKANGKPSVKFADSMKHSLKGYADDVTLISCDIDVHKSVLQTIDLKAADLDLTFKPSKCISFLFDGSKVVPMGLPLSKGTTRPITEGQTKFLGKLIDVSLSATKKVTGKRIISHLTDLLSASDSLPIRGEYKLWMYRNYILSLTRFHLCVDAVSRGTISKLESIATRFLKKWLNLPRSATRVILYYPGVCCPSISHVSREAKLSLLACVSASSDLRLQELNLHLRLGNVALQIQDNDYSILSIAQKQLSAFPSARSLYIKAKHQLSDSIKAQCKDHLQSLTVQSKFESSAELESSCKTWNRLLKGFHPGQLSFLLRAASDTLPTAVNLQRWSILCEAKCLLCDSRRPTTAHVLSSCPAALNQQRYTYRHDQVLRVLATKLSEAFADIPFVKVFADIPNFHADNSPQSTIPMSLLITSYRPDIVIYNSQSSSITLLELTCPLDSIHQIQSARNRKQSKTEYLQLLAEFDRLNIANYYDTIEITVLGHFQVSSIKNLSRLLNFVQADIRISKHIIKEWLDAAASASISASQRIFLARNCTEWCTN